A genomic region of Pseudomonadota bacterium contains the following coding sequences:
- a CDS encoding OmpH family outer membrane protein, which produces MRKVSLAVVAVVLLFLPSVLIAQALNIVYVNLQRVMLESDKGKEAKNALTGEAEKLKKSLDSKQDELQKMKDAIEKQGATITPDARAEKEKQYQIKLKDYQRLYNDYQTELQQKDAEFTQKILKELEEVVRTLGERDKYTIILEKNQAGILFASPNIDITNKVINLYNETAKKKTIKK; this is translated from the coding sequence ATGAGGAAAGTTTCATTGGCTGTTGTAGCAGTTGTATTGCTTTTTCTCCCATCTGTCCTGATAGCACAAGCACTGAATATCGTATATGTAAACCTTCAGAGAGTAATGCTTGAATCCGATAAAGGGAAGGAAGCAAAAAATGCCCTTACCGGGGAAGCTGAAAAATTGAAAAAAAGCCTCGACAGTAAACAGGATGAACTGCAAAAGATGAAAGACGCTATAGAAAAACAGGGCGCAACCATAACACCTGATGCAAGGGCAGAAAAAGAAAAACAATATCAGATTAAATTAAAGGATTACCAGAGACTTTATAATGATTATCAGACCGAGCTTCAGCAGAAGGATGCTGAATTCACACAGAAAATACTGAAAGAGCTTGAAGAAGTCGTCAGAACACTGGGTGAAAGAGATAAATACACAATAATTCTTGAAAAAAATCAGGCAGGCATACTCTTCGCCTCGCCGAATATAGATATAACAAACAAAGTGATCAACCTGTATAATGAAACGGCGAAAAAGAAAACAATTAAAAAATGA
- the lpxA gene encoding acyl-ACP--UDP-N-acetylglucosamine O-acyltransferase yields MIHPTAIINKNAEIDESVYIGPYCIIEDKAKNGKGTKLLMHIVIQGNTEIGENCTISPFASIGGPPQDLTYKDEDTKVIIGNDNIIKDYVTINKGTPHGGGITKVGNGNFIMAYVHIAHDCNIGNNIIMANCATLAGHVEVDDFVIFGGLCAVHQFCKIGKYAFISGLTGVPKDIPPFIIAAGGRSKPYGLNVVGLERRGFSKEEISKLKKAYRILFRSSLPLETSLKIIQDELEGENINELINFIKSSKRGICR; encoded by the coding sequence TTGATACACCCTACTGCCATTATTAATAAAAATGCAGAGATTGATGAAAGTGTCTATATAGGGCCATACTGCATAATTGAGGACAAAGCAAAGAATGGAAAAGGCACAAAACTGTTAATGCACATTGTAATACAGGGGAACACTGAAATAGGCGAGAACTGCACAATAAGCCCTTTCGCATCCATAGGAGGGCCTCCGCAAGATTTAACTTATAAAGACGAAGATACAAAGGTAATTATAGGAAACGACAATATAATAAAGGACTACGTAACAATAAACAAAGGAACACCACACGGGGGAGGTATTACAAAGGTTGGAAACGGCAATTTCATTATGGCCTATGTGCATATTGCCCACGACTGCAATATCGGCAACAACATAATAATGGCAAACTGTGCCACTTTGGCCGGACATGTCGAGGTAGATGATTTTGTAATATTTGGCGGGCTTTGTGCAGTACACCAGTTCTGCAAAATCGGTAAATATGCTTTCATAAGCGGTCTCACAGGGGTTCCAAAGGACATCCCGCCTTTTATTATAGCAGCAGGGGGCAGGTCAAAGCCATACGGTTTGAATGTAGTCGGGCTGGAGCGTCGCGGCTTTTCAAAAGAAGAAATTTCTAAACTGAAAAAAGCATACAGAATCCTTTTCAGGTCATCCCTGCCGCTGGAAACATCTTTGAAAATTATTCAGGATGAGCTTGAGGGTGAAAATATAAACGAACTGATTAATTTCATAAAATCATCCAAGAGGGGTATATGCCGTTAA
- the fabZ gene encoding 3-hydroxyacyl-ACP dehydratase FabZ: protein MIDINEIMQLLPHSYPFLLLDRVIEFEPSKKIVGLKNVTFNEPFFTGHFPQKPIMPGVLIIEAMAQAGGVLAFKSFPDKKGLVFFTGIDNARFRKPVIPGDQLKLVVEVIKHRREIWLFEGKAFVDNELVAEAKIMAMLKQE from the coding sequence ATGATTGACATTAATGAAATCATGCAGCTATTGCCCCATAGCTACCCCTTCCTGCTGCTTGACAGAGTCATAGAATTTGAACCTTCCAAAAAAATCGTTGGTTTAAAAAATGTAACCTTTAATGAACCATTTTTTACAGGTCATTTTCCCCAAAAGCCAATTATGCCGGGGGTTCTAATTATTGAAGCAATGGCGCAGGCAGGCGGAGTACTGGCATTCAAATCCTTTCCTGATAAAAAGGGTTTAGTGTTCTTTACAGGCATTGATAATGCACGTTTCAGGAAGCCTGTTATACCCGGTGATCAGTTGAAGCTTGTGGTAGAGGTAATAAAACATAGAAGAGAAATTTGGTTATTTGAAGGAAAAGCCTTTGTTGATAACGAGTTGGTTGCAGAAGCAAAAATCATGGCAATGCTAAAACAGGAATAA
- the lpxD gene encoding UDP-3-O-(3-hydroxymyristoyl)glucosamine N-acyltransferase, translating into MISLKEIAEKIQGDLTGNGLVAISGISGIHEAKEGDITFLVDNSFKKYLKECKASAIILGKDINPDEFKGKNIIVTKNPALAYAKVAEIFHPRKINEKGISPSAFVAKTSQISDDAIIYPFAYIGEKTIVEKKVVVYPFVHIGDEVTIGEETVIYPHAVIYDKVIIGKRVIIHGGTVLGSDGFGYIWDGEKHVKIPQIGIVEIEDDVEIGANVTIDRASLGKTLIKKGAKIDNLVQIAHNVSIGENSIIVSQVGIAGSSTIGNNVVLAGQVGVRDHVVIGNNVKAAGGTGITKNVPENSLISGNPHMPHKEWLRFQGHLKNLPKLNKRIKRIEMKLQMEVDND; encoded by the coding sequence ATGATCAGTCTAAAGGAAATTGCTGAAAAAATACAGGGAGACTTAACAGGGAACGGACTTGTTGCCATATCAGGTATATCAGGCATACATGAAGCAAAAGAAGGCGATATTACATTTCTTGTCGACAACAGTTTTAAAAAGTACCTGAAAGAATGTAAGGCATCTGCAATAATTCTTGGTAAAGATATAAACCCAGATGAATTTAAAGGCAAAAATATTATCGTTACAAAAAACCCTGCACTGGCATATGCAAAAGTTGCGGAAATATTTCATCCCCGGAAGATTAATGAAAAAGGCATAAGTCCTTCAGCATTCGTTGCAAAAACGTCACAAATTTCCGATGACGCTATAATATATCCTTTTGCATATATTGGTGAAAAAACAATTGTAGAAAAAAAAGTTGTAGTTTACCCTTTTGTTCATATAGGCGATGAGGTGACAATTGGTGAAGAAACCGTTATATACCCTCATGCGGTCATTTATGATAAGGTAATTATCGGCAAGAGGGTTATAATTCATGGTGGAACAGTGTTGGGAAGCGATGGATTCGGCTACATATGGGACGGAGAAAAGCATGTAAAAATTCCTCAAATAGGTATTGTTGAGATTGAGGATGATGTGGAAATCGGCGCGAATGTTACAATAGATAGGGCATCTCTCGGTAAAACTCTTATAAAAAAAGGCGCTAAAATAGACAATCTTGTCCAGATTGCTCACAATGTATCTATCGGAGAGAATTCAATTATCGTTTCTCAGGTAGGCATTGCCGGGAGCTCAACTATCGGAAATAATGTTGTGCTTGCGGGTCAGGTAGGCGTCAGGGACCATGTGGTTATCGGAAACAACGTCAAAGCCGCCGGAGGGACCGGGATAACAAAGAACGTGCCGGAGAACTCACTTATATCAGGAAACCCCCATATGCCTCATAAAGAATGGCTAAGATTCCAAGGTCACTTAAAAAATCTTCCAAAGTTAAACAAAAGAATAAAAAGAATTGAAATGAAACTCCAGATGGAGGTTGATAATGATTGA
- a CDS encoding Gfo/Idh/MocA family oxidoreductase yields the protein MPLKIAIIGAGHMGKIHLQKLLAIEDAQVVAIADTDETLAGNITEKYSIPFFSDYTKTLNNLNGVVIASSTETHYEIAKFFLENNIHVFIEKPITSDTADASDLVKLADIKNLILQIGHLERFNPAYKNAVPFVQNPLFIEARRTSNFTGRSPNIDVVLDLMIHDIDLVLSIAKNDVKDVRAQGVSFVGDTLDMVNTTIEFMNGCVANLFASRIAAQRERVISIFETDRNVYIDLLNGKYLCNIKNMNGNIETTEHVSEKIDSVMDELSEFISSIKGGKTPSVTGKDGLKALILADRIKENIV from the coding sequence ATGCCGTTAAAAATAGCCATAATTGGCGCCGGACATATGGGAAAGATACATCTTCAGAAGCTGCTGGCCATTGAAGATGCTCAGGTTGTAGCAATAGCAGACACAGATGAAACGTTAGCCGGAAATATAACTGAAAAATATAGTATCCCTTTTTTTTCGGATTACACAAAAACTTTAAATAATTTAAATGGGGTTGTAATTGCAAGTTCAACAGAAACACATTATGAAATCGCAAAGTTTTTTTTAGAAAACAATATACATGTTTTTATAGAAAAACCTATAACGTCAGACACTGCCGATGCAAGCGACCTTGTAAAATTGGCAGACATAAAAAACCTGATTCTTCAAATCGGCCACTTAGAGAGATTCAATCCTGCATATAAAAATGCTGTACCCTTTGTTCAAAACCCGCTTTTCATTGAAGCCCGCAGAACAAGCAATTTTACAGGAAGGTCACCGAACATAGATGTTGTACTTGATCTAATGATTCACGATATTGATCTCGTTCTTTCTATTGCGAAAAACGACGTCAAGGACGTGCGCGCGCAGGGCGTCTCTTTCGTAGGTGATACATTGGATATGGTAAATACAACCATTGAATTTATGAACGGGTGCGTCGCAAATTTATTTGCAAGCAGGATAGCTGCGCAAAGAGAGAGAGTCATATCTATATTCGAAACAGACAGAAACGTATACATTGATTTATTGAACGGTAAATACCTTTGCAATATAAAAAATATGAATGGAAATATTGAAACAACAGAGCATGTTTCAGAGAAAATAGATTCTGTTATGGACGAGCTATCAGAGTTTATATCTTCAATAAAAGGCGGGAAAACACCGTCTGTTACTGGTAAGGACGGGTTAAAAGCTCTTATTCTCGCCGACCGGATTAAAGAAAATATTGTATAA